In Serinus canaria isolate serCan28SL12 chromosome 5, serCan2020, whole genome shotgun sequence, the following proteins share a genomic window:
- the RNH1 gene encoding ribonuclease inhibitor, with amino-acid sequence MELDIQCEEMSPSRWAELLTTMKSCKTIRLDDCNLSSSNCEDLSSIINTNPSLTELKLNNNELGDAGVEYLCKGLLTPSCSLQKLWLQNCNLTSASCETLRSVLSAQPSLTELHVGDNRLGTAGVKVLCQGIMNPSCKLQKLQLEYCELTADIVEALNAALQSKPTLKELSLSNNTLGDTAVKQLCQGLVEASCNLELLHLENCGITSDSCMEISAVLRNKPSLMDLSVGDNKIGDSGLALLCQGLMHPSCKIQKLWLWDCDLTSASCKDLSRLISTKETLTEISLIDNNLRDSGMEMLCQALKDPKSKLQELWVRECGLTTACCKAVSSALSTNKHLKVLHIGENKLGDAGVELLCEGLMHPNCNIQSLWLGNCDLTAGCCATLATVMATKQCLTELDLSYNPLEDEGIRKICEALKKPSCNVQQLILYDILWSSEVDDELRALEESKPEVKIIS; translated from the exons GTTGGATGACTGCAATCTCTCCAGCAGTAACTGTGAGGATCTCTCTTCCATCATCAATACAAATCCATCCCTCACAGAGCTGAAGCTGAACAACAATGAGCTGGGAGATGCAGGTGTTGAATACCTGTGTAAAGGGTTGCTGACTCCAAGCTGTAGCCTACAGAAGTTATG gctgcaaaACTGCAATCTGACGAGTGCCAGCTGTGAGACCCTGCGCTCCGTCCTCAGTGCCCAGCCATCCCTGACAGAGCTGCATGTAGGGGATAACAGGCTGGGAACTGCTGGAGTGAAGGTGCTGTGCCAAGGGATTATGAACCCCAGCTGTAAGCTGCAGAAACTGCA gcTGGAGTACTGTGAACTCACAGCTGATATTGTGGAAGCTCTCAATGCTGCTCTGCAAAGCAAGCCCACCCTGAAGGAGCTCAGCCTAAGCAACAACACACTGGGAGATACAGCTGTaaagcagctgtgccagggcctggtGGAGGCAAGCTGCAACCTGGAGCTACTACA cctggagaactGTGGCATAACCAGCGACAGCTGTATGGAGATTAGTGCTGTTCTCAGGAACAAGCCATCTCTGATGGATCTTTCTGTGGGGGACAACAAGATCGGGGACTCCGgtctggctctgctgtgccagggactgatGCATCCTAGCTGCAAAATCCAGAAGTTGTG GTTATGGGATTGTGATCTCACAAGTGCTAGCTGTAAAGATCTCTCCAGACTCATCAGTACAAAGGAGACCCTCACAGAGATCAGTCTGATAGACAATAACTTGAGAGATTCGGGGATGGAAATGCTCTGTCAGGCACTCAAGGATCCCAAATCTAAACTTCAGGAGCTATG GGTTAGGGAGTGTGGGCTCACCACTGCTTGCTGCAAGgctgtcagctctgctctcagcaccaACAAGCATCTGAAAGTACTGCACATAGGCGAGAATAAGCTGGGAGACGCAGGCGTGGAGCTCCTGTGTGAAGGACTGATGCACCCCAACTGCAACATCCAGTCCCTCTG GCTGGGGAACTGTGACCTGacagcaggctgctgtgccaccctCGCCACCGTCATGGCCACCAAGCAGTGCCTCACTGAGCTGGACCTGAGCTACAACCCTCTGGAAGACGAAGGCATCAGGAAGATCTGTGAAGCCTTGAAGAAGCCCAGCTGCAACGTGCAGCAGTTAAT TTTGTATGACATTTTGTGGAGTTCTGAAGTGGATGATGAACTGAGAGCCTTGGAAGAGTCTAAGCCTGAAGTGAAGATCATTTCATGA